One Molothrus aeneus isolate 106 chromosome 6, BPBGC_Maene_1.0, whole genome shotgun sequence genomic window carries:
- the SPINT1 gene encoding kunitz-type protease inhibitor 1 isoform X3, protein MARRSPGPWFVPWVCLVLVLHLGEGQKEKPFGEMCLEDFTAGLPDWVLDTDASVQNGATFLSSPMVHRSRDCMRACCKDPACNLALVEQGPRSEEDRIQGCFLLNCLYEKAFVCRFARKIGFLNFLKKDVYDSYLAMQNHRPSDDHPPIARAVKDMRVQPGEPVMLRGTESTDDHGIVSYEWKQILGDPSAEMKKHEEDQVEISNLQVGTYVFQLTVTDTAQQQDFTNITIVVLSSEQTEEHCLTPKKVGWCRGSFPRWFYNPSLQQCEEFIFGGCKPNKNNYLREEECELACKNVRGSVGGRQQPVCNGNCQAPFFRCKDGCCIDAYLECDETPDCADESDEMYCEQCAFEVVIAVLLGICIMVVLVFIGYFFLKKRKKSSHRRQPPTATNSTLSTTEDTERLFYSSGIKPV, encoded by the exons ATGGCCAGAAGGAGTCCGGGTCCGTGGTTTGTACCCTGGGTctgcctggtgctggtgctgcacttGGGCGAAGGGCAGAAGGAAAAACCCTTCGGTGAGATGTGCCTGGAGGACTTCACGGCAGGGCTGCCGGACTGGGTGCTGGACACAGACGCCTCCGTCCAGAATGGAGCCACCTTCTTGTCGTCCCCCATGGTGCATCGGAGCAGGGACTGCATGCGAGCCTGCTGTAAGGACCCCGCTTGTAACCTGGCTCTCGTGGAGCAGGGCCCGCGCTCGGAGGAAGACCGCATCCAGGGCTGCTTTCTCCTCAATTGCCTCTATGAGAAGGCTTTCGTTTGCAGGTTTGCCAGGAAGATCGGCTTTCTCAACTTCTTGAAGAAGGACGTGTACGATTCCTACCTGGCAATGCAGAATCACAGACCTAGTG ATGACCACCCTCCAATAGCCCGTGCTGTCAAGGACATGAGGGTACAGCCAGGGGAGCCAGTGATGCTgagaggcacagagagcacGGATGACCATGGGATAGTCAGCTATGAATGGAAGCAGATCCTTGGCGACCCCTCTGCGGAGATGAAG AAGCACGAAGAAGATCAGGTAGAAATCTCCAACCTCCAGGTGGGGACTTACGTCTTCCAGCTCACTGTCACAGAcactgcacagcagcaagactTCACCAACATCACCATTGTGGtgctgagctctgagcagaCAGAAG AGCATTGTTTGACCCCAAAGAAGGTGGGTTGGTGTCGGGGATCTTTTCCACGCTGGTTTTACAACCCAAGCCTTCAGCAGTGTGAGGAGTTCATTTTTGGTGGCTGCAAACCCAACAAGAATAACTACTTACGGGAAGAGGAGTGTGAACTCGCCTGCAAGAATGTCAGAG GTTCTGTTGGTGGGCGACAACAGCCAG TATGCAATGGGAACTGTCAGGCCCCCTTCTTCAGATGCAAGGATGGTTGCTGCATTGATGCCTATCTGGAGTGTGATGAAACTCCTGACTGTGCTGATGAATCGGACGAGATGTACTGTGAGCAAT GTGCCTTTGAGGTAGTGATTGCTGTGCTCCTTGGGATCTGCATCATGGTGGTCCTGGTGTTCATTGGCTACTTcttcctgaagaaaaggaagaagagcagCCACCGCCGTCAGCCTCCCACTGCTACCAACTCAACCCTCTCCACCACAGAGGACACTGAGCGTCTGTTCTACAGCAGTGGCATCAAACCAGTCTGA
- the SPINT1 gene encoding kunitz-type protease inhibitor 1 isoform X1: MARRSPGPWFVPWVCLVLVLHLGEGQKEKPFGEMCLEDFTAGLPDWVLDTDASVQNGATFLSSPMVHRSRDCMRACCKDPACNLALVEQGPRSEEDRIQGCFLLNCLYEKAFVCRFARKIGFLNFLKKDVYDSYLAMQNHRPSDDHPPIARAVKDMRVQPGEPVMLRGTESTDDHGIVSYEWKQILGDPSAEMKKHEEDQVEISNLQVGTYVFQLTVTDTAQQQDFTNITIVVLSSEQTEEHCLTPKKVGWCRGSFPRWFYNPSLQQCEEFIFGGCKPNKNNYLREEECELACKNVRGSVGGRQQPVCNGNCQAPFFRCKDGCCIDAYLECDETPDCADESDEMYCEQYAREFNRLQKINVTHKQGHCLDLPDTGQCTESISRWYYNPFLEKCDPFTYGGCGGNSNNFEQEEECMKSCSGITKADVIGRRWESFESQTAMLSAFEVVIAVLLGICIMVVLVFIGYFFLKKRKKSSHRRQPPTATNSTLSTTEDTERLFYSSGIKPV, translated from the exons ATGGCCAGAAGGAGTCCGGGTCCGTGGTTTGTACCCTGGGTctgcctggtgctggtgctgcacttGGGCGAAGGGCAGAAGGAAAAACCCTTCGGTGAGATGTGCCTGGAGGACTTCACGGCAGGGCTGCCGGACTGGGTGCTGGACACAGACGCCTCCGTCCAGAATGGAGCCACCTTCTTGTCGTCCCCCATGGTGCATCGGAGCAGGGACTGCATGCGAGCCTGCTGTAAGGACCCCGCTTGTAACCTGGCTCTCGTGGAGCAGGGCCCGCGCTCGGAGGAAGACCGCATCCAGGGCTGCTTTCTCCTCAATTGCCTCTATGAGAAGGCTTTCGTTTGCAGGTTTGCCAGGAAGATCGGCTTTCTCAACTTCTTGAAGAAGGACGTGTACGATTCCTACCTGGCAATGCAGAATCACAGACCTAGTG ATGACCACCCTCCAATAGCCCGTGCTGTCAAGGACATGAGGGTACAGCCAGGGGAGCCAGTGATGCTgagaggcacagagagcacGGATGACCATGGGATAGTCAGCTATGAATGGAAGCAGATCCTTGGCGACCCCTCTGCGGAGATGAAG AAGCACGAAGAAGATCAGGTAGAAATCTCCAACCTCCAGGTGGGGACTTACGTCTTCCAGCTCACTGTCACAGAcactgcacagcagcaagactTCACCAACATCACCATTGTGGtgctgagctctgagcagaCAGAAG AGCATTGTTTGACCCCAAAGAAGGTGGGTTGGTGTCGGGGATCTTTTCCACGCTGGTTTTACAACCCAAGCCTTCAGCAGTGTGAGGAGTTCATTTTTGGTGGCTGCAAACCCAACAAGAATAACTACTTACGGGAAGAGGAGTGTGAACTCGCCTGCAAGAATGTCAGAG GTTCTGTTGGTGGGCGACAACAGCCAG TATGCAATGGGAACTGTCAGGCCCCCTTCTTCAGATGCAAGGATGGTTGCTGCATTGATGCCTATCTGGAGTGTGATGAAACTCCTGACTGTGCTGATGAATCGGACGAGATGTACTGTGAGCAAT ATGCTCGTGAGTTCAATAGGCTGCAGAAAATCAATGTCACACATAAGCAAG GCCACTGTTTGGACTTGCCTGATACTGGACAGTGCACTGAGAGCATCTCCCGCTGGTACTACAACCCATTCCTGGAGAAATGTGACCCCTTCACCTATGGGGGCTGTGGTGGCAACAGCAACAACTTTGAACAAGAGGAAGAGTGCATGAAATCATGTTCAGGCATCACAA AAGCAGATGTCATTGGCCGAAGATGGGAATCATTTGAGTCCCAAACTGCTATGCTAA GTGCCTTTGAGGTAGTGATTGCTGTGCTCCTTGGGATCTGCATCATGGTGGTCCTGGTGTTCATTGGCTACTTcttcctgaagaaaaggaagaagagcagCCACCGCCGTCAGCCTCCCACTGCTACCAACTCAACCCTCTCCACCACAGAGGACACTGAGCGTCTGTTCTACAGCAGTGGCATCAAACCAGTCTGA
- the SPINT1 gene encoding kunitz-type protease inhibitor 1 isoform X2, which produces MARRSPGPWFVPWVCLVLVLHLGEGQKEKPFGEMCLEDFTAGLPDWVLDTDASVQNGATFLSSPMVHRSRDCMRACCKDPACNLALVEQGPRSEEDRIQGCFLLNCLYEKAFVCRFARKIGFLNFLKKDVYDSYLAMQNHRPSDDHPPIARAVKDMRVQPGEPVMLRGTESTDDHGIVSYEWKQILGDPSAEMKKHEEDQVEISNLQVGTYVFQLTVTDTAQQQDFTNITIVVLSSEQTEEHCLTPKKVGWCRGSFPRWFYNPSLQQCEEFIFGGCKPNKNNYLREEECELACKNVRGSVGGRQQPVCNGNCQAPFFRCKDGCCIDAYLECDETPDCADESDEMYCEQCHCLDLPDTGQCTESISRWYYNPFLEKCDPFTYGGCGGNSNNFEQEEECMKSCSGITKADVIGRRWESFESQTAMLSAFEVVIAVLLGICIMVVLVFIGYFFLKKRKKSSHRRQPPTATNSTLSTTEDTERLFYSSGIKPV; this is translated from the exons ATGGCCAGAAGGAGTCCGGGTCCGTGGTTTGTACCCTGGGTctgcctggtgctggtgctgcacttGGGCGAAGGGCAGAAGGAAAAACCCTTCGGTGAGATGTGCCTGGAGGACTTCACGGCAGGGCTGCCGGACTGGGTGCTGGACACAGACGCCTCCGTCCAGAATGGAGCCACCTTCTTGTCGTCCCCCATGGTGCATCGGAGCAGGGACTGCATGCGAGCCTGCTGTAAGGACCCCGCTTGTAACCTGGCTCTCGTGGAGCAGGGCCCGCGCTCGGAGGAAGACCGCATCCAGGGCTGCTTTCTCCTCAATTGCCTCTATGAGAAGGCTTTCGTTTGCAGGTTTGCCAGGAAGATCGGCTTTCTCAACTTCTTGAAGAAGGACGTGTACGATTCCTACCTGGCAATGCAGAATCACAGACCTAGTG ATGACCACCCTCCAATAGCCCGTGCTGTCAAGGACATGAGGGTACAGCCAGGGGAGCCAGTGATGCTgagaggcacagagagcacGGATGACCATGGGATAGTCAGCTATGAATGGAAGCAGATCCTTGGCGACCCCTCTGCGGAGATGAAG AAGCACGAAGAAGATCAGGTAGAAATCTCCAACCTCCAGGTGGGGACTTACGTCTTCCAGCTCACTGTCACAGAcactgcacagcagcaagactTCACCAACATCACCATTGTGGtgctgagctctgagcagaCAGAAG AGCATTGTTTGACCCCAAAGAAGGTGGGTTGGTGTCGGGGATCTTTTCCACGCTGGTTTTACAACCCAAGCCTTCAGCAGTGTGAGGAGTTCATTTTTGGTGGCTGCAAACCCAACAAGAATAACTACTTACGGGAAGAGGAGTGTGAACTCGCCTGCAAGAATGTCAGAG GTTCTGTTGGTGGGCGACAACAGCCAG TATGCAATGGGAACTGTCAGGCCCCCTTCTTCAGATGCAAGGATGGTTGCTGCATTGATGCCTATCTGGAGTGTGATGAAACTCCTGACTGTGCTGATGAATCGGACGAGATGTACTGTGAGCAAT GCCACTGTTTGGACTTGCCTGATACTGGACAGTGCACTGAGAGCATCTCCCGCTGGTACTACAACCCATTCCTGGAGAAATGTGACCCCTTCACCTATGGGGGCTGTGGTGGCAACAGCAACAACTTTGAACAAGAGGAAGAGTGCATGAAATCATGTTCAGGCATCACAA AAGCAGATGTCATTGGCCGAAGATGGGAATCATTTGAGTCCCAAACTGCTATGCTAA GTGCCTTTGAGGTAGTGATTGCTGTGCTCCTTGGGATCTGCATCATGGTGGTCCTGGTGTTCATTGGCTACTTcttcctgaagaaaaggaagaagagcagCCACCGCCGTCAGCCTCCCACTGCTACCAACTCAACCCTCTCCACCACAGAGGACACTGAGCGTCTGTTCTACAGCAGTGGCATCAAACCAGTCTGA